A section of the Maylandia zebra isolate NMK-2024a linkage group LG8, Mzebra_GT3a, whole genome shotgun sequence genome encodes:
- the rsph10b gene encoding radial spoke head 10 homolog B isoform X2, whose protein sequence is MTMSQIKLQNHPDSDEQPEDEGNYELPPLVILTEQRYEGETCEGQFHGQGVAYFEGGHVYKGMFSKGLMDGFGTFTRAAGLKYEGTAYYNEEKNSWYKGDWVRNNREGCGLRCYPSGNTYSGEWKTNQRHGKGTMRWLNLGQKYVGAWQDGVQHGQGTHVWNLRRKDGSQYSQSNRYTGEFAQGQRHGWGTFYYAGGAIYEGEWKNNKKHGQGKFTLSDGRAFEGHFVDDQIITPNLRAHSAPLGAFPLSHSNSSLLGPDMALNIDCLLDMIPERKRDTERKQVEFVVLRQERELRSICSFYSRLGYAHSPVNTLLLSRLQFWRLLKDCNIHHHGITLTQIDRLIREDVDPAEIHSPFTPVLLRKLISYLVIVAHHIHSKDMVSPKHLLAACFSKLMTDDILPNAKNVKGFLFRQPDVGVVAMNYMKRCWEVFQLFCTATRDEQTMTCHHLLWMFKDFHLLDHKLTTRRLLEIINTESHNPDNLSASVDLEITFLEFFEVLLGCAEVTCEQVSETLKEDHRVFGSNTETRKDSPEVETGISSAQDGSQWDVKTEANEIPEPAEYTDDPEGEIMCRPAENNTKDCKLELKMKTVDEFFNHFFFPASDYYQLVTRNIME, encoded by the exons ATGACGATGAGCCAAATCAAGCTCCAGAATCATCCTGACAGTGACGAGCAGCCCGAGGACGAAGGCAACTATGAACTTCCCCCACTTGTTATCTTAACTGAACAGAG ATATGAAGGGGAAACCTGTGAAGGGCAGTTTCATGGACAAGGTGTAGCTTATTTTGAAGGAGGCCATGTGTACAAG GGCATGTTTTCCAAAGGACTTATGGATGGATTCGGCACATTCACACGGGCAGCTGGACTAAAATATGAG GGTACGGCGTATTATAACGAGGAAAAAAACTCTTGGTACAAAGGAGATTGGGTGAGGAACAACAGAGAAGGATGTGGACTGAGATG CTACCCTTCTGGGAACACTTACTCTGGTGAGTGGAAGACCAACCAGAGGCATGGAAAGGGCACGATGCGGTGGCTGAATCTGGGACAGAAGTATGTTGGGGCATGGCAGGATGGAGTGCAG CATGGCCAAGGCACACATGTCTGGAATTTAAGACGAAAAGATGGATCTCAGTATTCCCAGAGCAATCGATACACAGGGGAATTTGCTCAGGGTCAGAGGCATGGATGGGGAACCTTTTACTACGCTGGTGGTGCGATCTATGAAGGAGAATGGAAGAACAATAAAAAGCACGGGCAG GGAAAATTCACACTGAGTGACGGGCGTGCATTCGAGGGACACTTTGTGGATGACCAAATTATCACACCCAACCTGAGAGCACATAGTGCTCCTCTCG GTGCGTTCCCACTGTCACATAGTAACTCATCTTTACTGGgaccagacatggctctgaacATTGACTGTCTCCTGGACATGATCCCGGAAAGAAAACGTGACACAGAGCGCAAACAG GTGGAGTTTGTGGTGCTGAGGCAAGAAAGAGAGCTGAGGTCAATTTGTAGTTTCTACAGCAGGCTTGGTTATGCCCACTCCCCGGTGAACACCCTCCTGCTGTCCCGTCTTCAGTTCTGGCGCCTGCTCAAAGACTGTAACATTCATCATCACGGCATAACTCTGACACAGATAGACCGTCTTATCAGAG AGGATGTTGATCCAGCAGAGATACACTCGCCTTTCACGCCTGTGCTGCTTCGCAAGCTCATCAGCTATCTTGTCATTGTGGCCCACCACATCCACAGTAAAGACATGGT GTCACCAAAGCACCTTCTGGCTGCCTGTTTTTCCAAACTGATGACAGATGACATCCTTCCAAATGCTAAGAATGTAAAAG GCTTTCTGTTTAGGCAGCCAGACGTTGGAGTGGTGGCTATGAACTATATGAAGAGGTGCTGGGAAGTCTTTCAGCTTTTCTGCACAGCCACCAGGGATGAACAGACCATGACCTGCCATCACCTGCTGTGGATGTTCAAG GATTTCCATTTGTTGGACCATAAGCTGACCACAAGGAGGTTATTGGAGATCATCAATACAGAAAGCCACAACCCCGACAACCTTTCTGCCAGTGTTGATCTGGAG ATTACGTTCCTTGAGTTTTTTGAGGTGCTTCTGGGCTGCGCAGAAGTTACATGTGAGCAGGTTTCTGAAACACTGAAGGAGGACCATCGGGTTTTTGGGTCCAACACTGAAACCAGGAAGGATTCGCCTGAGGTGGAG actgggatttccAGTGCTCAGGATGGAAGTCAGTGGGATGTCAAGACGGAAGCCAACGAGATACCCGAGCCTGCAG AGTACACAGACGATCCTGAAGGTGAAATCATGTGCAGACCAGCAGAAAACAACACTAAAGACTGCAAATTGGAACTTAAGATGAAGACTGTCGATGAATTCTTCAACCACTTTTTCTTCCCAGCATCTGACTATTACCAGCTGGTCACAAGAAACATAATGGAATAA
- the rsph10b gene encoding radial spoke head 10 homolog B isoform X1, which produces MTMSQIKLQNHPDSDEQPEDEGNYELPPLVILTEQRYEGETCEGQFHGQGVAYFEGGHVYKGMFSKGLMDGFGTFTRAAGLKYEGEFVHNIPMGQGTYTWADGSTYKGEVYNGIPHGTGTYKCTQNSLFYSGQWHQGKRHGKGTAYYNEEKNSWYKGDWVRNNREGCGLRCYPSGNTYSGEWKTNQRHGKGTMRWLNLGQKYVGAWQDGVQHGQGTHVWNLRRKDGSQYSQSNRYTGEFAQGQRHGWGTFYYAGGAIYEGEWKNNKKHGQGKFTLSDGRAFEGHFVDDQIITPNLRAHSAPLGAFPLSHSNSSLLGPDMALNIDCLLDMIPERKRDTERKQVEFVVLRQERELRSICSFYSRLGYAHSPVNTLLLSRLQFWRLLKDCNIHHHGITLTQIDRLIREDVDPAEIHSPFTPVLLRKLISYLVIVAHHIHSKDMVSPKHLLAACFSKLMTDDILPNAKNVKGFLFRQPDVGVVAMNYMKRCWEVFQLFCTATRDEQTMTCHHLLWMFKDFHLLDHKLTTRRLLEIINTESHNPDNLSASVDLEITFLEFFEVLLGCAEVTCEQVSETLKEDHRVFGSNTETRKDSPEVETGISSAQDGSQWDVKTEANEIPEPAEYTDDPEGEIMCRPAENNTKDCKLELKMKTVDEFFNHFFFPASDYYQLVTRNIME; this is translated from the exons ATGACGATGAGCCAAATCAAGCTCCAGAATCATCCTGACAGTGACGAGCAGCCCGAGGACGAAGGCAACTATGAACTTCCCCCACTTGTTATCTTAACTGAACAGAG ATATGAAGGGGAAACCTGTGAAGGGCAGTTTCATGGACAAGGTGTAGCTTATTTTGAAGGAGGCCATGTGTACAAG GGCATGTTTTCCAAAGGACTTATGGATGGATTCGGCACATTCACACGGGCAGCTGGACTAAAATATGAG GGAGAGTTTGTACACAATATTCCCATGGGCCAGGGCACTTATACATGGGCAGATGGCAGCACCTATAAGGGGGAGGTTTACAACGGTATACCACATGGGACAGGAACCTACAAATGTACCCAAAACAGCTTGTTTTACAGCGGGCAGTGGCATCAGGGCAAGAGACATGGAAAG GGTACGGCGTATTATAACGAGGAAAAAAACTCTTGGTACAAAGGAGATTGGGTGAGGAACAACAGAGAAGGATGTGGACTGAGATG CTACCCTTCTGGGAACACTTACTCTGGTGAGTGGAAGACCAACCAGAGGCATGGAAAGGGCACGATGCGGTGGCTGAATCTGGGACAGAAGTATGTTGGGGCATGGCAGGATGGAGTGCAG CATGGCCAAGGCACACATGTCTGGAATTTAAGACGAAAAGATGGATCTCAGTATTCCCAGAGCAATCGATACACAGGGGAATTTGCTCAGGGTCAGAGGCATGGATGGGGAACCTTTTACTACGCTGGTGGTGCGATCTATGAAGGAGAATGGAAGAACAATAAAAAGCACGGGCAG GGAAAATTCACACTGAGTGACGGGCGTGCATTCGAGGGACACTTTGTGGATGACCAAATTATCACACCCAACCTGAGAGCACATAGTGCTCCTCTCG GTGCGTTCCCACTGTCACATAGTAACTCATCTTTACTGGgaccagacatggctctgaacATTGACTGTCTCCTGGACATGATCCCGGAAAGAAAACGTGACACAGAGCGCAAACAG GTGGAGTTTGTGGTGCTGAGGCAAGAAAGAGAGCTGAGGTCAATTTGTAGTTTCTACAGCAGGCTTGGTTATGCCCACTCCCCGGTGAACACCCTCCTGCTGTCCCGTCTTCAGTTCTGGCGCCTGCTCAAAGACTGTAACATTCATCATCACGGCATAACTCTGACACAGATAGACCGTCTTATCAGAG AGGATGTTGATCCAGCAGAGATACACTCGCCTTTCACGCCTGTGCTGCTTCGCAAGCTCATCAGCTATCTTGTCATTGTGGCCCACCACATCCACAGTAAAGACATGGT GTCACCAAAGCACCTTCTGGCTGCCTGTTTTTCCAAACTGATGACAGATGACATCCTTCCAAATGCTAAGAATGTAAAAG GCTTTCTGTTTAGGCAGCCAGACGTTGGAGTGGTGGCTATGAACTATATGAAGAGGTGCTGGGAAGTCTTTCAGCTTTTCTGCACAGCCACCAGGGATGAACAGACCATGACCTGCCATCACCTGCTGTGGATGTTCAAG GATTTCCATTTGTTGGACCATAAGCTGACCACAAGGAGGTTATTGGAGATCATCAATACAGAAAGCCACAACCCCGACAACCTTTCTGCCAGTGTTGATCTGGAG ATTACGTTCCTTGAGTTTTTTGAGGTGCTTCTGGGCTGCGCAGAAGTTACATGTGAGCAGGTTTCTGAAACACTGAAGGAGGACCATCGGGTTTTTGGGTCCAACACTGAAACCAGGAAGGATTCGCCTGAGGTGGAG actgggatttccAGTGCTCAGGATGGAAGTCAGTGGGATGTCAAGACGGAAGCCAACGAGATACCCGAGCCTGCAG AGTACACAGACGATCCTGAAGGTGAAATCATGTGCAGACCAGCAGAAAACAACACTAAAGACTGCAAATTGGAACTTAAGATGAAGACTGTCGATGAATTCTTCAACCACTTTTTCTTCCCAGCATCTGACTATTACCAGCTGGTCACAAGAAACATAATGGAATAA
- the rsph10b gene encoding radial spoke head 10 homolog B isoform X3, whose protein sequence is MSGQWHQGKRHGKGTAYYNEEKNSWYKGDWVRNNREGCGLRCYPSGNTYSGEWKTNQRHGKGTMRWLNLGQKYVGAWQDGVQHGQGTHVWNLRRKDGSQYSQSNRYTGEFAQGQRHGWGTFYYAGGAIYEGEWKNNKKHGQGKFTLSDGRAFEGHFVDDQIITPNLRAHSAPLGAFPLSHSNSSLLGPDMALNIDCLLDMIPERKRDTERKQVEFVVLRQERELRSICSFYSRLGYAHSPVNTLLLSRLQFWRLLKDCNIHHHGITLTQIDRLIREDVDPAEIHSPFTPVLLRKLISYLVIVAHHIHSKDMVSPKHLLAACFSKLMTDDILPNAKNVKGFLFRQPDVGVVAMNYMKRCWEVFQLFCTATRDEQTMTCHHLLWMFKDFHLLDHKLTTRRLLEIINTESHNPDNLSASVDLEITFLEFFEVLLGCAEVTCEQVSETLKEDHRVFGSNTETRKDSPEVETGISSAQDGSQWDVKTEANEIPEPAEYTDDPEGEIMCRPAENNTKDCKLELKMKTVDEFFNHFFFPASDYYQLVTRNIME, encoded by the exons ATGAG CGGGCAGTGGCATCAGGGCAAGAGACATGGAAAG GGTACGGCGTATTATAACGAGGAAAAAAACTCTTGGTACAAAGGAGATTGGGTGAGGAACAACAGAGAAGGATGTGGACTGAGATG CTACCCTTCTGGGAACACTTACTCTGGTGAGTGGAAGACCAACCAGAGGCATGGAAAGGGCACGATGCGGTGGCTGAATCTGGGACAGAAGTATGTTGGGGCATGGCAGGATGGAGTGCAG CATGGCCAAGGCACACATGTCTGGAATTTAAGACGAAAAGATGGATCTCAGTATTCCCAGAGCAATCGATACACAGGGGAATTTGCTCAGGGTCAGAGGCATGGATGGGGAACCTTTTACTACGCTGGTGGTGCGATCTATGAAGGAGAATGGAAGAACAATAAAAAGCACGGGCAG GGAAAATTCACACTGAGTGACGGGCGTGCATTCGAGGGACACTTTGTGGATGACCAAATTATCACACCCAACCTGAGAGCACATAGTGCTCCTCTCG GTGCGTTCCCACTGTCACATAGTAACTCATCTTTACTGGgaccagacatggctctgaacATTGACTGTCTCCTGGACATGATCCCGGAAAGAAAACGTGACACAGAGCGCAAACAG GTGGAGTTTGTGGTGCTGAGGCAAGAAAGAGAGCTGAGGTCAATTTGTAGTTTCTACAGCAGGCTTGGTTATGCCCACTCCCCGGTGAACACCCTCCTGCTGTCCCGTCTTCAGTTCTGGCGCCTGCTCAAAGACTGTAACATTCATCATCACGGCATAACTCTGACACAGATAGACCGTCTTATCAGAG AGGATGTTGATCCAGCAGAGATACACTCGCCTTTCACGCCTGTGCTGCTTCGCAAGCTCATCAGCTATCTTGTCATTGTGGCCCACCACATCCACAGTAAAGACATGGT GTCACCAAAGCACCTTCTGGCTGCCTGTTTTTCCAAACTGATGACAGATGACATCCTTCCAAATGCTAAGAATGTAAAAG GCTTTCTGTTTAGGCAGCCAGACGTTGGAGTGGTGGCTATGAACTATATGAAGAGGTGCTGGGAAGTCTTTCAGCTTTTCTGCACAGCCACCAGGGATGAACAGACCATGACCTGCCATCACCTGCTGTGGATGTTCAAG GATTTCCATTTGTTGGACCATAAGCTGACCACAAGGAGGTTATTGGAGATCATCAATACAGAAAGCCACAACCCCGACAACCTTTCTGCCAGTGTTGATCTGGAG ATTACGTTCCTTGAGTTTTTTGAGGTGCTTCTGGGCTGCGCAGAAGTTACATGTGAGCAGGTTTCTGAAACACTGAAGGAGGACCATCGGGTTTTTGGGTCCAACACTGAAACCAGGAAGGATTCGCCTGAGGTGGAG actgggatttccAGTGCTCAGGATGGAAGTCAGTGGGATGTCAAGACGGAAGCCAACGAGATACCCGAGCCTGCAG AGTACACAGACGATCCTGAAGGTGAAATCATGTGCAGACCAGCAGAAAACAACACTAAAGACTGCAAATTGGAACTTAAGATGAAGACTGTCGATGAATTCTTCAACCACTTTTTCTTCCCAGCATCTGACTATTACCAGCTGGTCACAAGAAACATAATGGAATAA
- the pms2 gene encoding mismatch repair endonuclease PMS2: MSDACSEPAGAIRAIDKHSVHQICSGQVVLTLATAVKELVENSIDAGATNIDVKLKESGAEQVEVADNGKGVEEANFEGLTLKHHTSKLRDFSDLIHVETFGFRGEALSSLCALSDLSVITCHESSQVGTKLVFDHKGHLVQRTPHPRQQGTTVSLQQLFSTLPVRHKEFQRNIKKEYAKMIHVLQSYCIISTGVRITCSNQNGQGKRSTVLSTTGSQSMRDNIGAIFGPKQLQSLLPFQQVSPTENVIEEYGLKGADLPKQLFSITGFVSQGDHGVGRSTTDRQFFFINSRPCDPLKVTKLVNEVYHMYNRHQYPFVALNVAVASECVDVNVTPDKRQIFLQEEKLLLAILKTSLIAIYEGGVNKISLNYTPAPSTNATSTSEPCRTVLSNENKAEREEDTESVILSPKSSLNLAGLKAAFSSHYSSSSGKSSKEKASGSGTTQKTLQSFFKDPVKTSCNSSLKSPLKYTRQLDKCSSAGKSVLDGFRYRVMSCEDTDSQKDSAGSSCNTAEAKPDIQCSDLESSPPKVDRTSVNNETFKETSGNIHTVPEDPELETEACTPYEDSAVSPEAKRARKDDPHFPSEEESSTFSNAGEKPPLTVDAPVSLQRRTVHLQFSLAELAKKMRRLHDQQKQRAGEELLYRRFRAKINPGENQSAEEELKKEISKEMFKEMEIIGQFNLGFIITKLKSDLFMIDQHATDEKYNFEMLQQHTVLQGQKLIVPQKLHLTAVSENVLIENIEIFKGNGFEFLIDEDAQVMERVKLVSLPTSKNWTFGPSDIEELIFMLSDSPGVMCRPSRVRQMFASRACRKSVMIGTALSVNEMKKLVVHMGELEHPWNCPHGRPTMRHLANLDVISQY, translated from the exons ATGTCTGATGCATG CTCTGAACCTGCCGGGGCCATCAGAGCTATTGATAAGCACTCGGTGCATCAGATTTGCTCAGGACAGGTGGTGCTGACTTTGGCCACTGCTGTCAAAGAGCTGGTGGAGAATAGCATTGATGCAGGAGCCACCAACATTG ATGTCAAGCTGAAGGAGAGTGGAGCTGAACAAGTGGAGGTGGCAGACAATGGCAAAGGTGTTGAGGAGGCCAACTTTGAAGGACTGA cactgaagcatcacacaTCAAAGCTGAGGGATTTCTCTGACCTCATCCACGTGGAAACATTTGGCTTCAGAGGTGAAGCCCTGAGCTCTTTATGTGCTCTGAG TGACTTAAGTGTCATTACCTGCCACGAGTCCAGCCAGGTGGGCACAAAGTTGGTTTTTGACCACAAAGGCCACCTAGTGCAGAGGACCCCTCATCCTCGGCAACAGGGCACCACGGTCAGCCTGCAGCAGCTCTTTTCCACCCTGCCTGTTCGACACAAGGAGTTTCAACGCAATATTAAGAAG GAGTATGCCAAAATGATACATGTGCTGCAGTCCTACTGTATCATTTCTACAGGAGTGCGCATTACCTGCTCCAACCAAAATGGGCAGGGAAAGCGCAGCACAGTCCTCAGCACTACTGGCAGCCAAAGTATGAGAGACAACATTGGAGCCATATTTGGACCAAAGCAG CTGCAGAGTCTTCTACCTTTCCAGcaagtttctcccactgaaaatgttaTTGAAGAATATGGACTCAAGGGTGCAGATCTACCcaaacagcttttctc GATCACAGGTTTTGTGTCTCAAGGTGACCACGGTGTTGGGAGAAGCACCACAGACAGGCAGTTCTTTTTCATTAACAGTCGGCCTTGTGACCCCCTGAAG GTGACCAAACTCGTAAACGAAGTGTATCACATGTACAACAGACATCAGTATCCATTTGTTGCCTTGAACGTAGCTGTTGCTTCAG AGTGTGTGGATGTGAATGTAACCCCGGACAAGCGACAGATTTTCCTTCAGGAGGAGAAACTCCTGTTGGCTATTCTGAAGACCTCTCTCATCGCCATATATGAGGGTGGAGTCAATAAGATCAGCCTGAACTATACACCTGCACCCAGCACCA ATGCAACATCAACATCTGAACCTTGCCGAACTGTCTTGTCTAACGAGAACAAGGCAGAACGTGAGGAGGACACCGAATCTGTTATTCTGAGCCCAAAGTCATCCCTGAATCTGGCCGGCCTAAAAGCTGCTTTTTCAAGTCATTACAGTTCCAGTTCTGGGAAGTCGAGTAAGGAAAAAGCTTCCGGCagtggcacaacacagaaaacaCTGCAGTCTTTTTTTAAGGATCCTGTAAAAACTTCCTGCAACTCAAGTTTAAAATCTCCATTAAAATACACAAGACAGCTGGATAAATGCTCGTCGGCAGGGAAGTCGGTGCTAGATGGGTTTAGGTACCGAGTGATGTCCTGCGAGGACACTGATTCTCAAAAAGACAGTGCTGGGTCCAGTTGTAACACAGCTGAAGCAAAACCCGATATTCAGTGTTCTGACCTGGAGTCCAGTCCTCCAAAAGTGGACAGAACGAGTGTTAATAATGAAACTTTTAAAGAGACATCAGGCAACATTCACACTGTTCCCGAAGATCCAGAGTTAGAGACTGAAGCATGCACTCCTTATGAGGACTCTGCTGTCAGTCCAGAGGCCAAGAGGGCCAGGAAAGACGATCCACATTTCCCTTCAGAAGAAGAATCCAGCACTTTTTCAAACGCTGGTGAGAAACCTCCCTTGACAGTGGATGCTCCAGTCTCCCTGCAGAGGAGGACTGTGCATCTTCAGTTCTCTTTAGCAGAGCTTGCAAAGAAGATGAGGAGGTTACATGACCAGCAGAAACAAAGGGCCGGGGAAGAGCTGCTGTACAGACGCTTCAGAGCCAAGATCAATCCAGGAGAAAACCAGAGTGCAGAAGAAGAGCTCAAGAAGGAGATCAG TAAAGAAATGTTTAAAGAAATGGAGATCATCGGTCAGTTTAACCTGGGCTTCATTATCACAAAACTCAAGTCGGACCTTTTCATGATTGATCAGCATGCCACAGATGAGAAGTACAACTTTGAGATGCTACAGCAGCACACCGTACTCCAAGGGCAGAAGCTCATTGT CCCACAAAAACTTCACCTCACTGCAGTCAGTGAGAACGTACTCATAGAGAACATCGAGATTTTCAAGGGCAATGGCTTTGAATTTCTGATTGATGAGGACG CTCAGGTGATGGAGAGAGTGAAGTTGGTCTCACTGCCCACCAGTAAAAACTGGACATTCGGTCCATCAGACATCGAAGAACTGATCTTCATGCTGAGCGACAGTCCAGGGGTTATGTGTCGACCATCCAGAGTCAGGCAGATGTTCGCCTCCAGAGCTTGTCGGAAATCT GTGATGATCGGCACTGCTCTGAGTGTTAATGAGATGAAGAAGCTCGTGGTTCACATGGGGGAGCTCGAGCATCCATGGAACTGTCCTCACGGCAGGCCAACCATGAGGCACCTCGCTAACCTGGACGTCATCTCACAATACTGA